CGAAAACACCTGCCTGCTTGCGGGTTCGGCTGCGCACCCACGAGTTCATCTGCTGCACCCAGGTCCGGGTCTTCTCCGGCGCCACGATGAAGCTCAGCATCGGCAACGTCGCGGCCCACCCGGCCAGCAGCAGGAAGGTCAGCAGCGCCAATCCCTGCTCCAGCGGCGGGGTTTGGGACGCGATGATGATCGCGAGCAACGCGAAATAGTCGATACTCGGCATCGCCGTCGCGGCACCGATGGACGCCGCGAACACCGGCGACTCACTCTTGAGGAACCGGCGGATCCGCGCGAGGAAACGCGTCCGCCGGCGCGGCGGTGTGGTTTCGGCGACCAGATCGGCCACGTGCTCCTCATGGCCCGCACCATCAGTGTCCGAACGATCAGTGCCCGCACCGTGATTGCCTGCGCCGTCGACCGCGGCGGCCTCGCCACCACCGGCCGGAATCTTGTCCTTCGGCCGGAACCGGTCCAGCGGGATTTTCGAGGCCAGTACCGCGCCCAGCAGCACCAGCACCGCGCCGAAGGCGATCTGGAGTGGCGCGGGGTGAATGTTGCTGTCGCCCAGGAAACTGCGGTGGAAGACGAACAGGACGGTCAGTCCGACGCTGAGGCTGATCGTCAGCCCGGTGCACTGGAAGACGATGAGGTGTCGGATGGGATGCCGTCTGGTCAGCAACAGGGCGATCAACCCGAGGCGTGTGGGTTCGATGCTGACGGTGAGGCCGAGCAGCACAACGGTCGTCCACACGAGCGCAAACGGTACCGTTTGGGTTCGCCGTCGGCAACTTGCGTCACCCGCCGGTGCGCGCCGCCTCCTCGAGCAGGTCGGCGGCAGTCCCGACGCTCTGCGATGCCGGGCGCATCCTTCCGGCGAGCAAACGCGCGCTCTCGGCGACACCCGGCGCCAGCACGGTGCGCAGGTCGGCGAGCAGGGAGTCCCGGGCGGTGGCCGAGAATCGACGGTAGGCGCCGACGCCGAGACGCGCGACCTGTTTGCCCCACAGTGGTTGTTCGGCGGCCACCCACAACACCAGGGTGGGGATCCCGGCGCGCAGGCCGGCAGCGGTCGTGCCGGCACCACCGTGGTGGACGACGGCGCGACACGACGGGAACACCGCCGAATGGTTGACCGCGGGCACGACCAGGACGGCATCGGTGGGCGCGGTCTCGTCGAACGCCGAGAAACCCGCGCAGATAAGCGCGCGCTCACCCAGCTCGGCGCAGACATCGGTGATCATGCGCACCGCCTCGGCGGGGGAGTCCAGCGGCATACTGCCGAACCCGAAGTAGATCGGCGGGCTGCCGCCCGCGATCCACGACATCACCTCCTGGTCCACCCCGGTGGACTTCTGCAATGTCATGGACCCGATGAGAGGGCGCCGTTCGCCCCATTCGGCGGCCAGCCCGGGGAAGAACACCGGATCGTAGGCCTGGATCTCCAGCGCGCCACCGGAGACGATGCGGGTCACCGGTGAGTTCTTCGCCGGTGCCAGACCCAACTCCGCACGCTGGCGGGCCTCGGCCGGTCGCAACAGCTGCCAATGCACCCATGAGCCGGCCGCATACCCCGCGGCGAGGATCGCCTTCGGTACGCGCACCGGCAGCAGTTGGCTGTTGGCGCGCACCGGGAAGTAGTGCACCTCGGCGAGCGGAAGCCCGCGGGCCTCGGCGATGTTGGCGGCGATCTCCTGATAAGCGGTACCGGTCACGATCAGATCCGCGTCGCCGGCCAGCGACAGCAGTGTCCGGCTCATCTCGTCCCAACCGCGGGTGGCCGCTGCCCTTGCCCTACGCACCGCGTCGAGGGGATTACCCAGCCGCATCCAGTCCGCCGGGGTGGCCGCGGTGAGCGCGTCGGGGCGTTCGAAGACATCGCCCTCGAGCTGCTTCTGGGAATCGGGGCCGTAGCCGACGGCGGGCAGCCCGACCGACTCGACGAACCCGACCAGATTCGGTGGCACCGCCATCGGCACGTCGTGTCCGCGGCGCTGAAGCTCAAGAGCCACGGCCGCACACGGTTCTACGTCGCCGCGGGTGCCGTGGATGGTGATCGCGATCTTCATCGGTCGCCGTCGTCGAGCGGCGCACCGTGGCATCCGGTCGGCACGCCGACAGACTATATACTCGCCGCGTCAGGCGGCACGGGCCGCCATAATTTCAGAAGGGGCCAGATGACGAGCAGCGCGGTCAGCACCGGCCCCAGCCGCCGCTACTACCTGACGTTCGGTGTCCTGCTGTTCGTGTGGGCCACGATTTTGGTGCTGGTCGCGGCGAGGTTCGTCCCGGACGGTTATTGGTACTCCTATTTCTCCGTCGACTATTCGCAGGGCTTCATCCGACGCGGCTTGGCCGGCGAGATCGTCAACCTGTTCCCCGACGAGCGGTACTTCGGCGCGTTGGCGGTGCTGCGCTGGGTGCCGACGGTGGTGTTCGCCCTCGGCCTTGCCGCGGTGGCCTGGTTCGTCGCGGTGCGCAGCGGCCGATCCGATCGCAGGTGGTTGCTGGCGCTCCTGATTCCCTTGCTGCCCTTCGGTTTTGCCTTCGGTGTGTTCTCGGCGCGGACAGATCTGCTCGGCGCCGCGGCGCTGGCCGTGTTCGCGGTCGTCCTGGCCGCGGTCACCACCCGTCGCGCGGTGATCATCAGCGCGGCGGTATACGGCGCGGTCACCGTGGTGCTGACCCTGATCCACGAGGCAACCGTCTTCCTGTTCGGGCTCGGCGCGATCGTGGCGCTGGTGGTGCTGGCGGCGCACCTCGGTACCGGCGCCCTGCGCCTGTGTGCGGCGCTGGCCCTGGGTCCCGGCATCGTCGCGGCTCTGACGGTGTCGTTGTTCGGTGCCCGTGGGAAGTCGGCGGCGCTGTGCGAGGTGGTGCCGCACGGCGTGATGAACCATCCGCTGGCCGGTAATCCGACACCGGGTCAGCTGCTGCGTGGATTCCGCTACGAGGTCGATTATCACGACTGGATGTGCCGGGCGATCCTGCCGCTGTTCGACCAGAGCTTCGGAGATGCGCTGGGCTTCGTCGCCAGCATCGGGGCGGTGGCGCTGGTGGGATCGACCATCTACGGCGTCGTGGTGCTTGCGGTGTCGATGGGCCTCATCGCCGAGGTGTCCGGCGTATCGGTGGCACGGTTCCGCGACGCCTTGTCGGCGCAGCGAGCCGCGGTCGCCGTCGGGCTGGTACTGATCCTGCCGGTGTTCCTGACCGGCGTGGACTGGATCCGATGGTGGGTCATCATCGCCTTCGACCTCGCCATCGTGTTCCTGCTGTTCGTGAGTCGCCGAGCCGAGATCGACCAACCCGCGACGCCTCGCTCGGTGAAGGTGCTCACGGTGTTCGCCCTCGTGCTGGCGTTGGTGCCGATCGGCATCATCCCGGGATTCGGTGCGCCGGTACCGATGTGATCCGTACCGATGTGATCCGAGGCCTCAGCGGTTGGCCTTGCTGAACCATTTCGTCTTGATGCGCCAGGAATGCGCCGAGGAGATCGCGAAACCGGCGCCGCAGCCGCAGGCGAAGATCCACACCAGCACACCGCGCTCCAGATCGAGCGCCGCCGGCCAGATCGCGGTGGCGATGCGGATCGTGCACGCGATGATGCCGCTGGCGCAGGCGGCCAGGTAGATGTTGGCGACCCGGCGCGACCGCGGATCCTTGCGCAGCACCAGCAGTGCGCGCGCACCGTAGACCAACAGGTAGATCAGCAGGCCGCAGAGCATGGTCCAGTAGGCGGCCAGCCACCCGTCGGTGGGCGAGGCGAAGAAGTCGCGGGCGTAGGCGTCGTGGGCGCTGCTCATGGCGAACGTGGCGAGCAGCAGCGGGATGCAGAGCGTGGCGGGATATTCGACGTATTGCTTGAAGGCGCGTTGCATGGAGTGGTCGTCCTGCAAACGGCCCAGCGCGTTGTAGACGATGGCCGATGCGGCCACGATGTACATGTCGTGGCCGATGAAATCTTCCAGATTCCACATTCCGGTCCACGAGTGCAGGACTCTGCCGATGGTCTCCGACGCCCACGGCGACATCAGCAGGATGGCACCGCCCTGGAGCGCGATGTTGAGGGTGGCGGCCACCTCCCAGCGACACGACCAGGTGACGCGGCGGATCCACAGGCTCCACGCGATACACATCAGCGTGATCGCGATCAGTGCGGTGATTTCCATCGTGCGCCTTTATGGACGTAGAAAGCGGCCGTAGAAGCCGGTATCACGTACGTGACACCGGACAACTTGCCAGCAAATTCTAACCGTTAGAGGGGCGGCGCGTCGCTACGTGGGCGTAATTCGGAGATCTTTTTCGGGCGTGCGTGTTGCTGGGTGGTGGTCTGCTCGCGGACGGACTCGGCGACCGCGGTGACGGTGAACGGCGTCGACTCGATGTAGTTCCAGACCTCTTGCCTGCTCATCAGGCCGAATCGGATCTGAAGGTCGGGATAACTCAGCGCGAACCGGTCGGCGATGCGGCGCAGTTCTTCGGCGTCGGGGTAGCTGACCTCTTTGATGCGGCGGTAATAGGTGCTGCTGGAGATGTCCAACGCGTCATAGATGTCCTTGGCTTCGACATCGCCGTCCAGCAGGTAATCAAGCAGGGCTTTCAGTT
The sequence above is drawn from the Mycolicibacterium neoaurum VKM Ac-1815D genome and encodes:
- a CDS encoding GAP family protein; protein product: MWTTVVLLGLTVSIEPTRLGLIALLLTRRHPIRHLIVFQCTGLTISLSVGLTVLFVFHRSFLGDSNIHPAPLQIAFGAVLVLLGAVLASKIPLDRFRPKDKIPAGGGEAAAVDGAGNHGAGTDRSDTDGAGHEEHVADLVAETTPPRRRTRFLARIRRFLKSESPVFAASIGAATAMPSIDYFALLAIIIASQTPPLEQGLALLTFLLLAGWAATLPMLSFIVAPEKTRTWVQQMNSWVRSRTRKQAGVFVAIAGLILIGLGITGL
- a CDS encoding glycosyltransferase, yielding MKIAITIHGTRGDVEPCAAVALELQRRGHDVPMAVPPNLVGFVESVGLPAVGYGPDSQKQLEGDVFERPDALTAATPADWMRLGNPLDAVRRARAAATRGWDEMSRTLLSLAGDADLIVTGTAYQEIAANIAEARGLPLAEVHYFPVRANSQLLPVRVPKAILAAGYAAGSWVHWQLLRPAEARQRAELGLAPAKNSPVTRIVSGGALEIQAYDPVFFPGLAAEWGERRPLIGSMTLQKSTGVDQEVMSWIAGGSPPIYFGFGSMPLDSPAEAVRMITDVCAELGERALICAGFSAFDETAPTDAVLVVPAVNHSAVFPSCRAVVHHGGAGTTAAGLRAGIPTLVLWVAAEQPLWGKQVARLGVGAYRRFSATARDSLLADLRTVLAPGVAESARLLAGRMRPASQSVGTAADLLEEAARTGG
- a CDS encoding transcriptional regulator, whose translation is MPRTDENGRQLKALLDYLLDGDVEAKDIYDALDISSSTYYRRIKEVSYPDAEELRRIADRFALSYPDLQIRFGLMSRQEVWNYIESTPFTVTAVAESVREQTTTQQHARPKKISELRPRSDAPPL